The Achromobacter deleyi genome has a window encoding:
- the phnC gene encoding phosphonate ABC transporter ATP-binding protein, whose product MTTSLRISGLVKEYRAGRPVLNGIDLHIAGQGLTAIIGPSGTGKSTLLRCINRLIEPTKGEIVLQSQDGTVDLARVRGASLRRARRRIGMVFQEYNLVERLTVMENLLTGRLGYTSAVKAWMRRFEAEDIEHAYKLLDTVGLAGFADQRADALSGGQRQRVGIARALMQRPQLLLADEPTSSLDPKTSVEIMELLSAQGSATGIPVIVNIHDVELARRYATRIVGMSGGHVVYDGDGHGLDATMLKTIYGGESWLE is encoded by the coding sequence ATGACGACGTCGCTACGCATTTCCGGCCTGGTCAAGGAATACCGGGCCGGCCGGCCGGTTCTCAATGGCATCGACCTGCACATCGCCGGCCAGGGGCTTACCGCCATCATCGGGCCTTCGGGCACCGGCAAAAGCACGCTCCTGCGCTGCATCAACCGCCTGATCGAACCCACCAAGGGCGAGATCGTGCTGCAGTCGCAGGACGGCACCGTGGACCTGGCCCGCGTGCGCGGCGCGTCGCTGCGCCGTGCGCGCCGGCGCATCGGCATGGTGTTCCAGGAATACAACCTGGTCGAACGCCTGACGGTGATGGAAAACCTGCTGACCGGACGGTTGGGCTACACCTCCGCCGTCAAGGCCTGGATGCGGCGCTTCGAGGCCGAGGATATCGAGCACGCCTACAAGCTGCTGGATACCGTCGGCCTGGCGGGTTTTGCCGACCAGCGCGCCGATGCGCTGTCCGGCGGCCAGCGCCAGCGCGTGGGCATTGCCCGCGCGCTGATGCAGCGCCCGCAGCTGCTGCTGGCCGATGAGCCCACTTCCTCGCTGGATCCGAAGACCTCCGTGGAGATCATGGAACTGCTGTCCGCGCAGGGCAGCGCCACGGGCATCCCCGTCATCGTGAACATCCACGACGTCGAGCTGGCCCGCCGCTACGCCACCCGCATCGTCGGCATGTCGGGCGGGCACGTGGTCTATGACGGCGACGGCCATGGCCTGGACGCGACCATGCTCAAGACCATCTACGGAGGCGAGTCTTGGCTGGAATGA
- the phnD gene encoding phosphate/phosphite/phosphonate ABC transporter substrate-binding protein yields the protein MQALRLLQAATLAAFAFGASAAQAADTCSNRGDLDQMYCDANKDLVADVPADASKLKTPSTLVFTYTPVEDPAVYEDIFKPFTKHLSECTGKRVVFYQVQSNAAEIEAMRSGRLHVGGFSTGPTAFAVNIAGAVPFAVKGYADGFQGYNLIVIVKKDSPYQKLTDLKGKKLAHTAPSSNSGHMAPVALFPKEGLTPDKDYKVIFSGKHDQSVMGVNSGDYDAAAVASDVFKRMVERGQVKEADFRVIYRSEKFPTSSFAYAHDLEPKFRDQMLKCFYDYRFPAEMSKAFDGADRFYPVTYEKDWAIVRQVAESGGESFNRAAYDRESAKSKK from the coding sequence ATGCAAGCCTTGCGTCTACTGCAAGCGGCCACGCTGGCCGCGTTCGCTTTCGGAGCGTCCGCCGCCCAGGCCGCCGACACCTGCTCCAACCGCGGTGATCTGGACCAGATGTACTGCGACGCCAACAAGGACCTGGTGGCCGACGTGCCCGCGGACGCGTCCAAGCTCAAGACCCCCTCCACGCTGGTGTTCACCTACACCCCGGTGGAAGATCCGGCGGTCTACGAAGACATCTTCAAGCCCTTCACCAAGCACCTGTCCGAATGCACGGGCAAGCGCGTCGTGTTCTACCAGGTGCAAAGCAACGCCGCTGAAATCGAAGCCATGCGCTCGGGCCGGCTGCACGTGGGCGGTTTCTCGACCGGCCCCACCGCGTTCGCCGTGAACATCGCGGGCGCCGTGCCGTTCGCGGTCAAGGGCTACGCCGACGGTTTCCAGGGCTACAACCTGATCGTCATCGTCAAGAAAGACAGCCCCTACCAGAAGCTGACCGACCTGAAGGGCAAGAAGCTCGCGCATACCGCGCCTTCCTCGAACTCGGGCCACATGGCGCCCGTCGCGCTGTTTCCCAAGGAAGGCCTGACGCCCGACAAGGACTACAAGGTGATCTTCTCGGGCAAGCACGACCAGTCCGTGATGGGCGTGAACTCCGGCGACTACGACGCCGCCGCCGTGGCCTCCGACGTGTTCAAGCGCATGGTCGAACGCGGCCAGGTCAAGGAAGCCGATTTCCGCGTGATCTACCGAAGCGAGAAATTCCCCACCTCGTCGTTCGCCTACGCGCATGACCTGGAGCCGAAGTTCCGCGACCAGATGCTCAAGTGCTTCTACGACTACCGCTTCCCCGCGGAAATGTCGAAGGCCTTCGACGGCGCCGACCGCTTCTACCCGGTGACCTACGAGAAGGACTGGGCCATCGTCCGCCAGGTCGCCGAATCCGGCGGCGAGAGCTTCAACCGCGCCGCCTACGACCGCGAATCCGCCAAGAGCAAGAAGTAA
- a CDS encoding IclR family transcriptional regulator, producing the protein MATSKTAAPANDGRRSIQSIEVGVPLLAALVDAGKPLTLRDLAAGAGMTSAKAHPYLVSFIRVGLVQQDATTGQYELGPFALQMGLVSLQRLDPVRVAMPEIAKLQSEIGHTLGIAVLGSHGPTMIHMTEASYPVHVNMRKGTVMSMLHTATGLVFAAWLPPKVSEHYIAREEGDTAVIASVPPPRKASRANIEAQLADIRVHGMARALGNPLPGVDALSVPVFDNTGSIVLALTSLGPTGLFDVSWDGAIARPLLACAQEISRKLGYRG; encoded by the coding sequence GTGGCTACTTCCAAGACCGCTGCCCCCGCCAATGACGGCCGCCGCAGCATCCAGTCCATCGAGGTGGGCGTGCCGCTGCTGGCCGCCCTGGTCGATGCCGGCAAGCCCCTTACCCTGCGCGACCTGGCCGCCGGCGCGGGCATGACATCCGCCAAGGCGCACCCCTATCTGGTCAGCTTCATCCGCGTGGGCCTGGTGCAGCAGGACGCCACCACGGGCCAGTACGAACTCGGCCCCTTCGCCCTGCAAATGGGGCTGGTCAGCCTGCAGCGCCTGGACCCGGTGCGAGTCGCCATGCCCGAGATCGCCAAGCTGCAGTCGGAAATCGGCCACACGCTGGGCATCGCGGTGCTGGGCTCGCATGGCCCCACCATGATTCACATGACCGAAGCCAGCTACCCGGTACACGTGAACATGCGGAAGGGCACGGTCATGTCCATGCTGCACACGGCCACCGGCCTGGTGTTCGCGGCGTGGCTGCCGCCCAAGGTCAGCGAGCACTACATTGCGCGCGAAGAAGGCGACACGGCGGTCATCGCCAGCGTGCCGCCCCCGCGCAAGGCGTCCCGCGCCAATATCGAAGCGCAGCTGGCGGATATCCGGGTCCACGGCATGGCGCGCGCCCTGGGCAATCCGCTGCCCGGCGTCGACGCACTGTCGGTGCCGGTGTTCGACAACACCGGCAGCATCGTCCTGGCCCTGACCAGCCTGGGGCCCACGGGCCTGTTCGACGTGTCCTGGGACGGTGCGATCGCGCGTCCGCTGCTGGCCTGCGCGCAGGAGATCTCCCGCAAGCTCGGGTATCGCGGCTGA
- a CDS encoding HAD-IIB family hydrolase, with protein sequence MQALAAMPLNVAAAVRVVLTDIDDTLTTEGRLPADAYAALERLEQAGIQVVPITGRPAGWCDHIARMWPVRAVVGENGAFYYAYDRQARRMTTHYWTDAASRQASRKRLDAIRDRVLAEVPGSAVASDQDYRVADLAIDFCEDVPALPDAAISRIVQIFQDAGAQAKVSSIHVNGWFGDYDKLTMTRTMFQREFGADVAQALDSTLFIGDSPNDEPMFAYFPISVGVANIQAQLHRLTHRPAFVAAFHGGGGFVEMADRLLAARADRPSSQVQPA encoded by the coding sequence ATGCAAGCCCTTGCGGCCATGCCTTTGAACGTCGCCGCGGCCGTCCGCGTCGTCCTGACCGACATCGACGACACGCTGACCACCGAAGGCCGCCTGCCGGCCGACGCGTACGCCGCGCTGGAACGCCTGGAACAGGCCGGCATCCAGGTCGTGCCTATCACCGGCCGCCCGGCCGGCTGGTGCGACCATATCGCCCGCATGTGGCCGGTGCGCGCCGTGGTCGGGGAAAACGGCGCGTTCTACTACGCCTATGACCGCCAGGCCCGCCGCATGACGACGCATTACTGGACCGACGCGGCTTCGCGCCAGGCCAGCCGCAAGCGGCTGGACGCCATCCGCGACCGCGTCCTGGCCGAAGTGCCGGGCAGCGCCGTCGCCAGCGACCAGGACTACCGCGTGGCCGACCTGGCCATCGACTTCTGCGAGGACGTGCCCGCCCTGCCCGACGCGGCCATCAGCAGGATCGTCCAGATTTTCCAGGACGCCGGCGCCCAGGCCAAGGTCAGCTCCATCCACGTCAACGGCTGGTTCGGCGACTACGACAAGCTCACCATGACCCGCACCATGTTCCAGCGCGAATTCGGCGCCGACGTGGCACAGGCGCTCGACAGCACGCTCTTCATCGGCGACTCCCCCAACGACGAGCCCATGTTCGCCTACTTCCCGATCTCGGTCGGCGTGGCCAACATCCAGGCCCAGTTGCACCGCCTGACGCACCGCCCCGCATTTGTCGCCGCCTTCCATGGTGGCGGGGGCTTTGTCGAAATGGCCGACCGGCTGCTCGCCGCCCGCGCCGACCGGCCGTCTTCCCAAGTTCAGCCGGCCTGA
- the ribBA gene encoding bifunctional 3,4-dihydroxy-2-butanone-4-phosphate synthase/GTP cyclohydrolase II, which translates to MSVQLSSLPGSEPESFGIASVAEIIAELRAGRIVILVDEEDRENEGDLVMAAEFVTPEAINFMVTHGRGLVCLTLTEDRCRQLDLPLMAARNGTRYGTNFTQSIEAAEGVETGISAADRARTIQVAVARDAKPSDLVQPGHIFPVRAVPGGVLVRAGHTEAGCDLTAMAGLTPAAVICEILKPDGTMARLPDLVEFARQHDLKIGTIADLIQYRSEHESIVKRVGKRPMQTAWGTFEAVAYEDAATGSAHLALVHGNVTPDAETLVRVHEPASVLDVLDTGASPHSWGVAQALQAIAAAPAGVLVLMNCQSSTEHLFGQIAGWSDPKAQATAAADRFGLRTYGIGAQILRDLNVGQMKLLARPRKMPSMAGFSLTITGYDCDPLNTPATN; encoded by the coding sequence ATGTCCGTCCAGTTGTCCTCATTGCCCGGCTCCGAGCCGGAATCCTTCGGCATCGCTTCGGTTGCCGAGATCATCGCCGAGCTGCGCGCCGGCCGCATCGTCATCCTGGTCGATGAAGAAGACCGCGAAAACGAAGGCGACCTGGTCATGGCCGCCGAATTCGTCACGCCCGAAGCCATCAACTTCATGGTCACCCACGGCCGCGGCCTGGTGTGCCTGACCCTGACCGAAGACCGCTGCCGCCAGCTGGACCTGCCGCTGATGGCCGCCCGCAACGGCACGCGCTACGGCACCAATTTCACGCAGTCCATCGAGGCCGCCGAAGGCGTGGAAACGGGCATTTCGGCCGCCGACCGCGCCCGCACCATCCAGGTGGCGGTGGCGCGCGACGCCAAGCCCTCCGACCTGGTCCAGCCCGGCCACATCTTCCCGGTGCGCGCCGTGCCCGGCGGCGTGCTGGTGCGCGCGGGCCACACCGAAGCCGGCTGCGACCTGACCGCCATGGCCGGCCTGACGCCCGCCGCCGTTATCTGCGAAATCCTCAAGCCCGACGGCACCATGGCCCGCTTGCCGGACCTGGTGGAATTCGCCCGCCAGCACGACCTGAAGATCGGCACCATCGCCGACCTGATCCAGTACCGCAGCGAACACGAATCCATCGTCAAGCGCGTGGGCAAGCGGCCCATGCAGACGGCCTGGGGCACCTTCGAGGCCGTGGCCTATGAAGACGCCGCCACCGGCTCCGCCCATTTGGCGCTGGTGCATGGTAATGTGACTCCCGACGCCGAGACGCTGGTGCGCGTGCATGAGCCGGCGTCCGTGCTGGACGTGCTTGATACCGGCGCAAGCCCGCACAGCTGGGGCGTGGCCCAGGCTTTGCAGGCCATTGCCGCCGCCCCGGCCGGCGTGCTTGTGCTGATGAACTGCCAGTCGTCCACCGAACACCTGTTTGGCCAGATTGCCGGCTGGAGCGACCCGAAGGCCCAGGCCACCGCCGCCGCCGACCGTTTCGGCCTGCGCACCTACGGCATAGGCGCCCAGATTCTGCGTGACTTGAACGTGGGCCAGATGAAGCTGCTGGCCCGGCCGCGCAAGATGCCCAGCATGGCGGGCTTCTCGCTCACCATTACGGGTTACGATTGCGACCCGCTGAATACTCCCGCAACAAACTGA
- the ribH gene encoding 6,7-dimethyl-8-ribityllumazine synthase, which translates to MNPYILTPDLNGEGLHIGIVRARFNEEIGQAELEACLKELAELGVDERDVMVATVPGALELGVALSHMAETFEFDALIALGAVIRGETYHFEVVSNETATAITRISLETGVPVANGVLTVDTDEQAQARAAGKGRDCAQVAVEMANLVAALEPEEEDEDDEDDEDEDFDDEEDDDQR; encoded by the coding sequence ATGAACCCTTACATCCTTACCCCCGACCTGAACGGCGAAGGGCTGCACATCGGCATCGTACGCGCCCGCTTCAATGAAGAGATCGGCCAGGCCGAACTCGAAGCGTGCCTGAAGGAACTGGCCGAGCTCGGCGTGGACGAACGCGACGTGATGGTCGCCACCGTTCCCGGCGCGCTGGAACTGGGCGTGGCCCTGTCCCACATGGCCGAAACGTTTGAATTCGACGCCTTGATCGCGCTGGGCGCCGTCATCCGCGGCGAAACCTATCACTTTGAAGTGGTCAGCAATGAAACGGCCACGGCAATCACCCGCATCTCCCTGGAAACCGGCGTCCCCGTCGCGAACGGCGTGCTGACCGTCGACACCGACGAGCAGGCGCAAGCCCGTGCCGCCGGCAAGGGCCGCGATTGCGCTCAGGTGGCCGTTGAAATGGCCAACCTGGTGGCGGCGCTGGAGCCCGAGGAAGAAGACGAAGACGACGAAGACGACGAGGACGAAGATTTTGACGACGAAGAAGACGACGACCAGCGCTGA
- the nusB gene encoding transcription antitermination factor NusB, which translates to MTTKKTTTSADSAAQARASARSARRRAREFALQGVYAWLLRGGEGTQDAGEIDAHLRDTEDFSEADAQWFKTLLHGVLREAPALRERFTPYVDRPLAELSPVEHGILLIGSFELIHHVEVPYKVAINEAVELAKSFGGTDGFKFVNGVLDKLAADVRATEVQAAAQQRR; encoded by the coding sequence TTGACGACGAAGAAGACGACGACCAGCGCTGATAGCGCGGCGCAAGCCCGCGCCAGCGCGCGCAGCGCCCGGCGCCGCGCGCGCGAATTCGCGCTGCAAGGCGTGTACGCATGGCTGCTGCGCGGCGGCGAAGGCACGCAGGATGCCGGCGAGATCGACGCCCATCTGCGCGACACCGAGGATTTCTCCGAGGCCGACGCGCAGTGGTTCAAGACCTTGCTGCATGGCGTCCTGCGCGAAGCGCCCGCGCTGCGCGAACGTTTCACGCCTTACGTCGACCGCCCGCTGGCCGAGCTGTCGCCCGTTGAACATGGCATCCTGCTGATCGGCAGCTTCGAACTGATTCATCACGTCGAAGTGCCGTACAAGGTTGCCATCAACGAAGCCGTCGAGCTTGCCAAGTCGTTTGGCGGCACCGATGGCTTCAAGTTCGTCAACGGCGTGCTCGACAAGCTGGCTGCCGACGTGCGCGCCACCGAGGTTCAGGCCGCGGCGCAGCAACGGCGTTAG
- the thiL gene encoding thiamine-phosphate kinase, which produces MASEFDLIERYFTRAAPAGLLGVGDDCALFPVPPGEQVATSTDLLLEGRHFFPDVDPKALGHKALAVNLSDLAAMGARPIGCVLGLALPRLDEPWLAAFAEGFHALAAAHGCPLIGGDTTRSAHDLAISVTVFGSVPPGQALRRDGAQAGDDIWVSGELGAADVAYRLLDGQYSADASLLAATRGALEWPQPQVALGLALRGIAHAAIDLSDGLLQDLGHILAASRAGACLHFADLPMAPALAGLDATQLRRALLGGGDVYQLCFTAPASRRDAVMAAAQAAGARATRVGQVHAQAGLSVLDERGQPLAELPAGFDHFPAT; this is translated from the coding sequence TTGGCATCCGAATTTGATCTGATTGAGCGCTATTTCACCCGGGCGGCACCTGCCGGCCTGTTGGGCGTGGGGGATGATTGCGCCCTGTTTCCCGTCCCGCCCGGCGAGCAGGTCGCCACCAGCACGGACCTGCTGCTGGAAGGCCGCCATTTCTTTCCCGACGTCGATCCGAAAGCGCTGGGCCACAAGGCCCTGGCCGTCAACCTGTCGGACCTGGCCGCCATGGGCGCGCGCCCGATAGGCTGCGTGCTGGGCCTGGCGCTGCCGCGGCTGGACGAGCCCTGGCTGGCGGCCTTCGCCGAAGGTTTTCACGCGCTGGCCGCGGCCCATGGCTGCCCGCTGATCGGCGGCGACACCACCCGCAGCGCGCATGACCTGGCGATCAGCGTGACGGTGTTCGGCTCGGTTCCTCCGGGCCAGGCGCTGCGCCGCGACGGCGCGCAAGCCGGCGACGACATCTGGGTCTCCGGCGAATTGGGCGCGGCCGACGTGGCCTACCGCCTGCTGGACGGGCAATACTCCGCCGACGCGTCCTTGCTGGCCGCCACCCGTGGCGCGCTGGAATGGCCGCAGCCGCAAGTGGCGCTGGGTCTGGCGCTGCGCGGCATCGCCCATGCGGCCATCGACCTTTCCGACGGCCTGTTGCAGGACCTGGGCCACATCCTGGCCGCCAGCCGCGCGGGCGCCTGCCTGCATTTCGCCGACCTGCCCATGGCGCCCGCCCTGGCGGGCCTGGACGCCACGCAGCTGCGCCGCGCCCTGCTGGGGGGCGGCGATGTCTACCAGTTGTGCTTTACCGCGCCGGCGTCCCGCCGCGATGCCGTAATGGCGGCGGCCCAGGCCGCCGGCGCGCGCGCGACCCGCGTGGGCCAGGTCCACGCGCAGGCCGGCTTGTCCGTGCTGGACGAGCGCGGCCAGCCGCTGGCGGA